The genome window GGAAACTGGAATCTGTTGCAGTAACAGACGGGGCGTTGGACAGGACAAGTAATAAGAACCCTGAGGAGCCACTGCCAGGTCATTGTGTTCATTCTGCCAGTTCATTTCCAGAACAAACTGTGGTGGGAGAAGAACAGACATTAGGTAGTCCTAGCAGCAAATTACTGATGTCACTGGAAATGGAAGATCCTGAAACTGAAGAAAGAGAAACCAATGCACTTGCAAATGATGAAGGCCAAAAAGATACTGGTTTGTTAATGAACATTACTTCAGGTAATAAATGTGATCAGCCTTTAGAAGAGGCCAGAGAAGAATCCAGAATGAGTGTATTGCCCGTGGTACATAATGAAGATGCTAAACATTACAATGATGATAACAATGAAATAGTTGCTATGGATTGTGATTCATTTAGCAGTGACCAGAATGAAACTCGCATAGACCAGCTACTAGTGAGTGGCATTGTTGAGCAAGAGGCAGATTCTTTACTACAAGAAATGGAACACTCTGCAAATGTTACAAGTCCAGAAAAGCGAGAAGAATCAGAATGCTCTGCAGAACTTAAAAAAGATAGAAAGACTCGAACTAGAAGATCAAGATTTCATTCTCCATCAACAACTTGGTCTCCATCCAAACGAGAAGGAAGAAAATCTCAGTCTCCATCTCCTGAAAGGGTGACCGTGGCTAAAAGCAGGATGTCTCGGTCTCCTCGAAAAGAGGCCATGGCTCAGTCTCCCAAAGGAGATACTTCCAAAGAAGGGCAAAGGTCTCTACCCCAGTCTCCAAAGTTGGATctgcaaagaaaaaggaagagatctGTATCCCAATCTCCGAAGAGGGATCAACAGAGGGAAAGGAGGTTTCTGTCTCAATCTCCAAAGAGAGATCCTCAAAGAGAAGGGAGGTCTCAGTCCCAGTCTCCGAAGAAGGATCTACTGAGAGAAGAGAGGCGATCTTTTTCTCAGTCTCCAAAGAGTGATCTTCTGAGAGAAGGGAAGAGATCTCCCTCTTGTTCACCAAAGAGGGATGAATTCAGAGAAAAGAGGAGGTCATCACGGACTCGAGTGAAAGACTCCTCTCCACGGCACAAATGTAGGTCTCAGAGTAAAGATAGAGATAGTGATAAAGAGGGGCTAAGACGAGATCATGATAGAGAGAGAGGTAGGAGGAGATGGTCTCAATCGCGTTCTAGATCTAGATCTAGATCCAGATCCAGACCAAGGAACAAAGGCCTCTCATTTCCTAGAAATGACAGAGATAGTTATTCACCTCCTAGATGGAAAGAAAGGTGGACAAATGATAACTGGAGAAGTCCCAGAGCAAATGATAGGTACAAAAGAAATGAACAGGATAAACTGTCTGAGAACATAAAAAGAGATAGGGACAGCACAAACAAAGATAATGATACACCACATGATCCTGACCAGTATAGTAAAGATTATCCAGACTGGGTAATGGAAAGGATAAATTCTGTTCCAGAAAGCAGGGATAGAGAGAGGGAAAAATTTAAAAGTCCACCATGGGAGGAAAATAGACACAATAATTCAGGGCCTCCTTGGAATAGAAACTTTGGATCTGGTTGGAATCCAAATCGTGGCAGAGGTGGCCGAAACAGAGGCAGTCGTGGCAGAGGTGGCTTTTTGTATGGAGACCAGAATGAAAATCGCTGGCAAACTCGGAAGCCCCACTCAGCAAACACAGACAGTACTGGGAATGAAAGCTCAAGATTTCCAGAACATCAGCCATACAAACGCAAGTCAGAGCAAGACTTTTCATTTGATACACCTGCTGATAGGTCTGGCTGGACATCTGCATCTAGCTGGGCTGTAAGAAAGACTTTACCAGCAGATGTGCAGAATTATTATTCCAGAAGAGGCAGAAATTCTCCAACTCCACAATCTGCATGGACAAGaccagaggaagcagcagcagcacctgagCAAGGTAGGAGTCTTTCCCACATTTCCCTTATTAGTTTGAGAGCCGAGAGTAGGGATAattattttgtaacatttttaaaatatctgtaaaaaactatttttttctgactttATTTTCTGTACAATGAGAGGAACGTAGGAAAGTTAATCAGGGTGGTCATCTTCCTACTTTCCAGTTCACTCAACTGCATGTGCCTTACAATGTCCACATTATAAAGAAGTTCACTTTCTAATCTGCATAGGTGATGATAGGGTTGCTTAAATTAAATGTAGCAGGGATTAATCCATTTCATGCCACTCTAGAAAAATCTGCATTAAAATAAAGTCATACTGTAGAGTAGAAAGGTGTAAGATCTGCTTATTTCCTTCAAAGGGTCTGGTTGCTTGTGTATATACTTTATTGGTATTAGATTTCCTTTTACAACTATTTGTGAGAGAGCTACACACAGTCTTTCAAAGGTTtagtgaagatttttaaaaaattatccatCTCTCTCTTGCATAAGTTGCGGAGGAAGATGGGCATGTAAAGTGGAGGAATTACTGCATCATCCATAAGTCCCTATTCATTGGAATCTTCCATTGTAACTCCATAAGCACCTTAAGCTTTAGAAAAATCTTGTGTAGCTCTCATCCAAAATAAATCTTTGCTTTGAACTTTTGGCACATCTTTTAACTAAAACGAATTGGAATCTGCAAAGTATAACCACGTTGTACCAATAGACAGGATATGTACTAGGGAGATGCTTATGGAATTGTAATGTAAGAATTCAAGGAATACTTCAATCAAAATAGAGTCCTCCAGCTTTGTTATTTTTACATTCCATAGGGTCCATGTATCTGACAAAATTACTTTATGCTGCAATAAATCAGGGTCAACTGggaatctggggttttttttgtaacacTGTACAGAACCAGATATCTTTTTTCCTATCTGATAGATCCAAACTTCAAAGACCAAGCCAACCAACAAGGTGATAATTCTCAACTATCAATAAACATCATGCAACCACAGATGAATGTAATGACACCAGTAAATACGCAGCATCAGTCAATGAATATCTTCCCGTATCCAGTGGGCATTCATGCTCCTATTATGAACATTCAACACAATCCATTTACCCTCCCACCGCCGGTGCCCATGCATCTTCATGCAGGAGTGCCTCTTGTCCAGGTAGCAACACCCACCAATGTGTCTCAGggaccaccacctccaccaccacctccaccaccatccCAGCAGGTTAACTATGTTGCTTCCCAACTGGATGCAAAACAATTGCAGGTATGTCTTTCAGTGTGACAAAATGTCAAATTTTAGTAGCATGGCTCAGGTTATCCTATTTTATAGAAATGCTACGTCTGACATACTCAGTTGGTAGTTTCTCTTAAATATTGAGGTTGTATTGGTATGGTATTAAATGtaccattttccccagaagtatTCAGGAACCTGTGCTGGCTGCCCCATCCAGATGTTTCTGACTCTTTTTTTAAGGATGATGCCTAGAAAATGGTAGGAGTAGTGTtggggtcagtgctattagtTGGAGTGTAACTTGGGTATCCCTGTAGTAGTAGTTTCTCTGTCTGATGTTGGCTTGGAACTATGTGGAGCCAGCATAAATATGTCACACctttcagatctccaggaataaaagcagatttcagtaagtcTCCATCTGTCAATTGTGAGGTAGATAGATATTGTTCTTTCCGTTGTTAGCTGGTGGCCACTAGCCTTGTGTCTCTTGGGGTGGTTTTGTTCTGTACGGAATGGCCAGTGCATCATACAGAATACACcagacagcatggtgtaatggttaagagcaggtgggttgtaactggagaaccaggtttgattctccactcttccacatgaggggcggagtcttatctggtgagctccatttgtttccccaccccttcattcctgctgggtgacctttggaactctcagccccacccacctcacaaggtgtttgttgtggggagaggaaggagtttgtaagccaccttgagtctccttacaagagaaaaaggtggggtataaatccagatacctcttcttctttaactgaCACTGTTCTGTGGACCCACCATCTAGCTTTCTGGTGATTGAAATCCGTTTTGGcattcttttttgccacaattagTCTGCCTGGTAAATTCCAAGCTCCTCTTGAATAAGAGGGAGTCTTCCTCCTTAACacagtacagaaaaaaaatgaagatattCACTCACATTTGTGCCCTTTGGATGACTGGATAAGACTGTGCCTGAAATACGTAGGAGTCCTTATTGTAGTGGTCTTTTAGCTATAGATCCTAATTAATTTGCCATTAAATAAATCTTGATCCGTTATGCATTTTGTGTGGTTACTTAAAAGTATAGGAAGTAGACTTGCTTGTAAATAGAAGAGTATTAACTAATTTTACTTGTTAATGTTTACATTCCACTTTTCTGACAGTTATCTCCATCATTAAAGAAGGACCAGGCCTGTCTTCAGACTTACAATCTAACATTTTATCTTCTTAAAATCAGGCTGTTCCTAGTACTTCCCATGGAGTCAGCAACATGGGTACACCAATCCTGTCTGCTTCAACAACAGCTTTGGGAAGCATGGAAGCAGTTCAGGGACCAAGTTCTGGTAATACAACATCATCAAGTAACATCAAATCTTCTAATTCTGCTGTAAAATTGGCTGAAAGCAAAGTAAGTGTAACAGTGGAAGCCAGCGCAGATAGCTCGAAGAAAGACCAGGCAAGTTCACCACCATGGGTAATATGCGTAGTTCTGCTGAACCTAAATGGGAGATAATTGATTTATATATTGTACTGTGTGCTACCTCTCCACACTCATCTGAGCAGAGTGATAGGATACAATCCATAATCTTAGAGAGAAAATGTCAAATGTACattaaactggctgttgtgggttttcctggctatatggctgtggtctggtagttttcggtCCTGCTGTTTCGCCTGcctttatggctggcatcttcatgtgccctgaagagaaacacatcctgccatgacacatctctgaagatgacagccatagagCTGGGCGAAACATAagaagcaaaaattaccagaccatggctacataacttggaaaacccacaatagccagttgattctggctgtgaatcaGTATATCAAACTGCTTATTTTTAAACTTCCTATAAAATCATAGGGCAGGAAGGTGTCATGGTATTGCCCCATGGtggcaacctatggcactccagatgttaatggactacaattcccatcagcccctgccagcatgaccaattggccatgctggcaggaactgatgggaattgtagtccattaacatctggagtgccataggttcgccaccactggtatagcctgatcttattagatctcagaagctaagcagggtcagttcttggaaAGGGAGACTGACAAGGAAgactggaggaaggcaatggcaaaccacctctgctttttacatgccttggaaaccccttgttagagtcaccataagctggctgcaacttcaCATGCACACACTTGGAATCATGAAACTTTGGGAACTTATTATTGACTTTAGGTAAGTTTTAATTCCTGAAAAACCTTCAAAGGACTTGTTTTGCAAGAAAGTTCCCAAGCTGATTCACATAGAGTCGTCTAGCTTTCCTCCCTATATTGCAAATTCATATGTAAGGAAAGACTGGCTGAAGATTTTGTAAAGCTTTCTTCACTGGGTAGGTGGAGGCTTGCTGGTGTTTTACCAGAAGAAGCCAGGTAAATTACTGACTGGTTGCTACCCCTTTTAATCTACTCATAATACTCTAGTGATACCAGTTACTATTTTGGCTTTCTCCTTTAAATGTGCTTATCCAGTTGCACTGTTTTTGTACTTATGCTGATGTTGAGTACTACACTAAAATGTAGTGGTTGTGCAATGTTTTCTCAAGTAGCATGAACCTTGTATTTTCTAGAAACTGCTAATTCAGGAAAAAGCTGCACAGGAAGTGAAACTGGCTATTAAGCCATTTTACCAGAATAAAGATATTACTAAAGAAGAATACAAAGAGATTGTGAGAAAAGCAGTAGATAAGGTAAGTGTTTTTCTATTACTATCTAAAACTGTCTTGTATCTAAGTGTCACTTTGTCAAGCAGAAACCTCTGCTTTGCTCTCGGGCCTCTGCTCATCCAAACCTGGGTGTAAAACTCTGGATAATTTTATTCCTGCAGTGCattgaagagaggagaatgatacaaGAAAGTAAGCTTTGGAGTTCTGCAGAATACTTCAGATAGAGTATTTTTACAATGCAGTGAAATGTGGCTGTTAACTATATGAATTTCGCCTTGTCTTCTCTGTCAAAATACGTGTATTTGAATTTGGACCCTCACTTGGGTTTTGgatacaatgattttttttcagacaccccccccccctccccctggtgctAAAATCTGAATAAGCCATTTGCTTGCACTGAGAGGTGCCATACAGCAAAGGGCTTTTTGTTCTGAGCAGTATCTGAGAAATCATGGCATAGAGTATTCCCCACAAATGTCTCCTTGAAAGAGGACTCTTTCCTTCTGATCATGCAACAGATGTCGTTGCCAAGGACTAAGTTTTGATAAGTTGTGGTTTGCTCTTCACATTTAGGTTTGTCACAGCAAGAGTGGGGAAGTGAATTCTGCAAAAGTGGCAAATTTGGTCAAAGCTTATGTGGACAAATACAAACATTCAAGGAAGAAAAATCCTGAAGAGGCCATTTCTGTGGAAAGGAAATGAATCTGCTGAAAAATGCCATCAAGACATCTGCAAAGTGCAATTTTGACATGGACTATTAACAAAAAATAATGGATGAAATCTCATTttgataaaattatttttcaatatAGTGTATAATGTTTTGTTATAAATACAGATTAATGCTGCAACTTCTTTATCCTTTTCAAAAGGATATGTAAagagaaactgaaaagaaatGAGAGTGTCCCTGCTGAGTAATATACAGTTGTGTGAATGCCACATGTACAGTATTTTGGTTCAAACAGTGGAGTGCAGAGGCACAAATGTTTGTCAGAATACTGATATTTAGAGAGGAGTATGTACAATATATGTAAATCAGTCCAGGTGATTTTTTCTTTGGTTCTCCTGCCAATTCTATCCAACCCTTTCAGTTATAGTACAATAAACTATTTTGCTTCAATTTACAGGCTCAACATGTGTTTTAAAAGCACACTGTGTCTGAATAGAACtcataaaaaacccaaaacagcaaaGTTTGGTGCCCAAAATTGTGGGCATGGTTTTCCTATTGTAACACCAAATAAAGACTATGCTGCTTATTTTGTGGTTTTTTCAGTTCTTGCTTTGATTGGTATTCCAAAAGGCAACCAAAACCAGTGCTTTCTCCTGATGTTGGTATGGGGTCTTTCGGCACTCCAATGTAGTTGGAAAGCATTCTGTGCTTAATTTTTGTCTTGGAGGTACAAATTGCCTGACTTCAGTTGTGTCTGGCTTCTTTTAGTGCAGGCTACTTTATTTTTTCATACCTTGAGGACAATTTTTGTTGCTCACTATGTGGTAGACAGCGTAAGCATTAGCCTTAGTCATATCTTCAGCAGTTACCTCTTGTAATCTAGCACAAGCTATCTGTTGTAGGCATGTGAAGTAAAAGCAAAATACATTCAAGCTAGGATTCTTTCACGATGCATATAAATCGTCTCTAAGGTGACACATGAGGCCTAACTCTTATGCAAAATCTGAGCTGTTCCTGCAGCGGTAAGGAGTGCTGGTTCGAGATAGGAAATCACTGAGCCTGCTGCACTTGTACTTCTAGTGTCTTGGTCGGAACTTGCGCTGATTGAGCCTGTGCTCACTGCAAGCCTGTTGATTCATGAGAGATGCAAACACGACTTGCTGCTGTGCCCACCTGCTTCCCTCTTGTGGAAGAGCATTGAAAACTTCCTGGTTTTGAAAGTATGCCATTGAACTGCTTATCATGATGCAGGcaacagggagaagtctgtttctTTCCCACAAACTGAAATTCTAAATTAGTGTCCTCCCGTTTATGAAGCAGAAGAAACAAACTCTAGTTTGACAGGCAGGTGCATTTGGAAATCACAGTATACTTGAATTTGGTTCAAGACTTCTGAAAAATGGAGAGGAAGAAGCATGTGAGCCTGGCAAAAGTTTCATGCCTGATGTTCAGAGCAGATATTTTTATCCAAAGCTGTAGGAGGGGGCAGCAACATATTATTGAAATACACATTATCCAGTTGTCTTGAGAGCCCTCCACAAGGGTCATGTACCTCTGGACTTAGCACATAAGGCTAAACagtgaagaaaacaaaagaatcaaGACACTGTCAACataattattgatttttatttttgcagagcTAATCAACTCTTTGGGTGTGTATTTGTATAATTAAAGAGATATAATGTGAAAACGTTTAGtatgaatataatttttttactgCCAGACCAACTATGTTTAAGATTTTAGAAGAGTTTGCTTTGCACCAGTAGATATGTTCATGGCCATTCAACCGACTTTCAGCAAAACATCATTTGGTTGGAAAATTCACTAATTGACATATGTTAGTCTGGTTTAATCATACTGTACATATTTATGCTTTTGTATGTGAATAATTGAAGTTGGCTGTTCTACTGTGTACAGCTGTGGGGCAGATGTAACATTTCCTGATCGTACGAGATCAAGTACTCAGCTGTGTTCCTGTAGTCTTGTATTTCATCTTTAGTGGTAGCTACAGCTTAATGTTACATCAGTACAGAGGCTAGCTTAAAACCCAGAGTTTGGAACCCACTTTTAACCCTGGTTTCAAATCTGGGTTCAAGGTATTATGGCTCATGCTCAGCAAGACAGTGCAGATGGAACACTTACCATAATTTGAATCGGAGACAGGAGGGCATTTGtacagaaggggtgggggagaggtgaTGGTATACAACCTTCTGGGGCAGAGAGGTTTGTGTGTGAATTAGTCAAAAGTGGCAGTCCTAAATCCTTAACAATGGTAACAGTGCATCTTTAAAATCTCAGTGGAGTCCTCATCGCTGTTCCATACAGGAGCTACACAAAATCTCAATTTTGTAGGAGAAATTGCATCACTAAAAGCATTAGGATATCTCTTTTGCAGGCTTAGGAAACCTGTGTTTAGcgaatgttcattttttttacccACTGAAGGATGTTGACAGCTGTGCAGTCCATAATTTAAAAGTTTATCCCAAGACTGGCAGTCCCGTAGATAAATTGAATTTGGTGGGTGGGGAGATGCATCTTTTTTGATTAGGAACTGTGGTTTGGGTCCAAAGGGTGATGTAACCCTGGCTACCAATTGAATGCTTCATCATTCATGGAACACAACTTTTGAATCCAAGCACCTGTAGACTTCTGCGTGAGTTTTGGGTGAGCCCCCATCAGCAAATTGGCACTGCCAATAATGAGTAGTCAGTAGTAATAATGGTTGCAGTcagcactcctccccccccccccccccccccccccgcttattgATGTGTCAGTATTGACAAAGCTGACCTGGCTGATGTCAGGTGTGTGCATAGCTGAATTTGACTAGTGCTAGTAGCCCATTCAGTGATTTTCATTATATGTGGGCATCTTGCTGCAATCTGACCGCAATCCTGTATGCACTTACATGGgcataagtcccactgaattcaataggACTTCTGcgaaacatttaaaaattctgtatTTCTATGGCTACAGACTGAAGGCTTGTTAATCTCTAGGTCTGTCATTCCCCAGCACCTGAAGTAATGTTAACTACCAAGTAAGTGATAGAAGCAAATTCAACTGAAGGGTGAGAAAATGGTTAAATCTGGAGCTTTTTGAAATCCTGATAGAGTATTTAGTGCACTGAGTACTCTTTCCAGTGACTATGCTTGTGGCTaaagttttataattttaaaaaattgacctgACTGCTGTGGTAGTTATCACATAAGACTGAGATAAAGTCTGCTAAAACATTCTGAAGAGTTTTATGTAGCTGAGCATATTTTGTAATAAATTCTTTTTACTAAGCTGGAAAAGGTCTGTCTTTCACTTAGACTTGTTCATTAAAATGTGCGAATAGGGAATGGGTAATCTGTCTACTGGTCCAGTGGGCTCTCGATTTCTGGCTTGTGGAGCTTTTGGAAGAAATGGCTGGCCCAGAAGATATGTGGTCTTAAGACCAGCTAAGGATGACATTTAGACTTCCCACAGTAGCAGAAAAAGAGTTGCTTTTCATACTCCGCTTTTTGCTACCAAaggaagtctcaaagcaacttataatTGCCTTCCTTGCCCCCTCCACAAGAGgcatcatgtgaggtaggtgaggctgagactggcccaagatcacccagcaagctgcatgtggaggagtggggaaatgaacccggttctccagattagagttcaatgctttatgctggctctcatttttctttcagtgaacaaatcgcgccccaggcttcagcctggaggcgccgttgcgtgGGGGGAAGGACGACTGGAGGCTTTCCTTCCCGCCGGCCGTCGAGGCGGTCACATGGCCGGGTACCAGCATGTGACAGGGGCCTCCggcagcctataaaaggctgcgtcggcgggcgccgggcctctttcaaggccggctTGCTCAAAGGGAGACTGCTGAGCGAAGCTTCCTTTGCGGCCTGTGAAAGACGAGATCGGCCTCGCCAGGACTTCTAGCGGGGTGATTGTGCGGGACGTTAacatcccttcctccctccccactcactCGGACGGAGCGCCGTTGGGCGCTCAGGCCGAGCGTCCGGCGGACGTGCGACTGCTGCTGCAGCCTTGCTGCGCGGCTGAGCGCCGGTCTCACCGAGTTCCCATGGGCGGGGGGCAGAATTGAGTCCTAGTTTAGCTGGCTACGCCGAGTTCGCGATAATGGCCCGTCAGAGCAAGGCCGGTAAGGGTGTTGGCCGATCGTTGGCGGGGCGGCTCGGGGAACGCACGCGAACACTGCAGGCGTCCCTCCTTTGCGAGCCCGCGCTTCGCCTTCAAGGCGCCAGTTTTCTCTTGGCGGACTGGGCAGGGACTATCGCACCGCATTGAGGACAGCGGGTTGCGGGGCCCGAGGGGTACGGCGACCATTTCGGCTGTGTTTTCTGCcgcgtccccccctcccccctccgttTTTATTAATTAGGAGCTTGCCTCGCTGGGTCTGAGGGTCTTCAGttcagcggaggaggaggagggttgacAGTTTGAATTGCATTAGGGGCATTCCAGCGCCAGTTTTCTTTTATTTCGTATAGAGCAGCTTGGCGGCCATCTTAGAGCCGCCGCAGGGAAAAcaggcagcggccattttgggCCGGATTTGGGGATTGTTCAAAGTGGGCAAagctcccccccctctctttttacACTGAGTGGCGGGGTTGTTCTAGAGGCGCAACTATTGGGCTGCTCTCTTCCCAGCCTCCCCCCTTTTTAGGCCACTCCAGccagcaattttattttttttaaaaaaaaaaaagtgggggaaagaggaCCGAAGTAGATAGTTAATACCATGGCACCAAAAccgaaaaatacaaaaaagaaggcGCCCACAGGGGGCCAGTCGGTGCCTCTCAGGGTTTCGGAGCAGGGACAGGCGGGTCCCAATCCTGGGGTCTTCCATGAGCCTGGAACGGTAATACCCCTCCCTAACAGGGAGATGGCTTCGTCTTTCACTC of Sphaerodactylus townsendi isolate TG3544 linkage group LG06, MPM_Stown_v2.3, whole genome shotgun sequence contains these proteins:
- the SCAF11 gene encoding protein SCAF11 isoform X2, encoding MKNKKQCIQNTEDENHEDTEGEDIEENHSCSSSIFSDEVDRCPICLNCLAEQEVGFPENCSHMFCVTCILKWAETRASCPVDRKQFEAVYKVNALEDCIKVQIKQQISKKDDLLSCNEGKHCPMNMKSFARKQENEVTKPLAIFWKNWNQKYSSSDNEDKNAVLVKKNKPRRQTCSNRSFRSNSCNRSFSISSFTGESPNHRNECIEISKIDTIVEHKRRELELSCSVLARVERIPSMCYEMETCLRVPIVVTGTLFPTNTTLLENFGSSIKGYAVTYVQEGEEKKQTSGTAGTRGTRRKISDNTPRRRSARNTKTETTSQPQSSSKSSSSGCEASGDGSSFVNASCAEPEKIPPKRKAKRAVKQQEPLVKKKLRSYGRCKKPTSDLVEEGNSEAEGTVLLDKDHLPDIENSTSDISCKSDVELQSANGLENSKDHVECKELREDSCKGQDTSEMPEVDPCVQEPPLPTPEGETEKCDAADDTDFENERFNINTVEHIVQSAHVPGEEFSNDAVTVTPQLQEFGSSETELPGKVEPVAVADKPLNSSEDKLALGAESVTVADEPLPSPTIELQEKWPCAESEKQLMSDYGNELLGKLESVAVTDGALDRTSNKNPEEPLPGHCVHSASSFPEQTVVGEEQTLGSPSSKLLMSLEMEDPETEERETNALANDEGQKDTGLLMNITSGNKCDQPLEEAREESRMSVLPVVHNEDAKHYNDDNNEIVAMDCDSFSSDQNETRIDQLLVSGIVEQEADSLLQEMEHSANVTSPEKREESECSAELKKDRKTRTRRSRFHSPSTTWSPSKREGRKSQSPSPERVTVAKSRMSRSPRKEAMAQSPKGDTSKEGQRSLPQSPKLDLQRKRKRSVSQSPKRDQQRERRFLSQSPKRDPQREGRSQSQSPKKDLLREERRSFSQSPKSDLLREGKRSPSCSPKRDEFREKRRSSRTRVKDSSPRHKCRSQSKDRDSDKEGLRRDHDRERGRRRWSQSRSRSRSRSRSRPRNKGLSFPRNDRDSYSPPRWKERWTNDNWRSPRANDRYKRNEQDKLSENIKRDRDSTNKDNDTPHDPDQYSKDYPDWVMERINSVPESRDREREKFKSPPWEENRHNNSGPPWNRNFGSGWNPNRGRGGRNRGSRGRGGFLYGDQNENRWQTRKPHSANTDSTGNESSRFPEHQPYKRKSEQDFSFDTPADRSGWTSASSWAVRKTLPADVQNYYSRRGRNSPTPQSAWTRPEEAAAAPEQDPNFKDQANQQGDNSQLSINIMQPQMNVMTPVNTQHQSMNIFPYPVGIHAPIMNIQHNPFTLPPPVPMHLHAGVPLVQVATPTNVSQGPPPPPPPPPPSQQVNYVASQLDAKQLQAVPSTSHGVSNMGTPILSASTTALGSMEAVQGPSSGNTTSSSNIKSSNSAVKLAESKVSVTVEASADSSKKDQKLLIQEKAAQEVKLAIKPFYQNKDITKEEYKEIVRKAVDKVCHSKSGEVNSAKVANLVKAYVDKYKHSRKKNPEEAISVERK
- the SCAF11 gene encoding protein SCAF11 isoform X1, whose translation is MKNKKQCIQNTEDENHEDTEAGEDIEENHSCSSSIFSDEVDRCPICLNCLAEQEVGFPENCSHMFCVTCILKWAETRASCPVDRKQFEAVYKVNALEDCIKVQIKQQISKKDDLLSCNEGKHCPMNMKSFARKQENEVTKPLAIFWKNWNQKYSSSDNEDKNAVLVKKNKPRRQTCSNRSFRSNSCNRSFSISSFTGESPNHRNECIEISKIDTIVEHKRRELELSCSVLARVERIPSMCYEMETCLRVPIVVTGTLFPTNTTLLENFGSSIKGYAVTYVQEGEEKKQTSGTAGTRGTRRKISDNTPRRRSARNTKTETTSQPQSSSKSSSSGCEASGDGSSFVNASCAEPEKIPPKRKAKRAVKQQEPLVKKKLRSYGRCKKPTSDLVEEGNSEAEGTVLLDKDHLPDIENSTSDISCKSDVELQSANGLENSKDHVECKELREDSCKGQDTSEMPEVDPCVQEPPLPTPEGETEKCDAADDTDFENERFNINTVEHIVQSAHVPGEEFSNDAVTVTPQLQEFGSSETELPGKVEPVAVADKPLNSSEDKLALGAESVTVADEPLPSPTIELQEKWPCAESEKQLMSDYGNELLGKLESVAVTDGALDRTSNKNPEEPLPGHCVHSASSFPEQTVVGEEQTLGSPSSKLLMSLEMEDPETEERETNALANDEGQKDTGLLMNITSGNKCDQPLEEAREESRMSVLPVVHNEDAKHYNDDNNEIVAMDCDSFSSDQNETRIDQLLVSGIVEQEADSLLQEMEHSANVTSPEKREESECSAELKKDRKTRTRRSRFHSPSTTWSPSKREGRKSQSPSPERVTVAKSRMSRSPRKEAMAQSPKGDTSKEGQRSLPQSPKLDLQRKRKRSVSQSPKRDQQRERRFLSQSPKRDPQREGRSQSQSPKKDLLREERRSFSQSPKSDLLREGKRSPSCSPKRDEFREKRRSSRTRVKDSSPRHKCRSQSKDRDSDKEGLRRDHDRERGRRRWSQSRSRSRSRSRSRPRNKGLSFPRNDRDSYSPPRWKERWTNDNWRSPRANDRYKRNEQDKLSENIKRDRDSTNKDNDTPHDPDQYSKDYPDWVMERINSVPESRDREREKFKSPPWEENRHNNSGPPWNRNFGSGWNPNRGRGGRNRGSRGRGGFLYGDQNENRWQTRKPHSANTDSTGNESSRFPEHQPYKRKSEQDFSFDTPADRSGWTSASSWAVRKTLPADVQNYYSRRGRNSPTPQSAWTRPEEAAAAPEQDPNFKDQANQQGDNSQLSINIMQPQMNVMTPVNTQHQSMNIFPYPVGIHAPIMNIQHNPFTLPPPVPMHLHAGVPLVQVATPTNVSQGPPPPPPPPPPSQQVNYVASQLDAKQLQAVPSTSHGVSNMGTPILSASTTALGSMEAVQGPSSGNTTSSSNIKSSNSAVKLAESKVSVTVEASADSSKKDQKLLIQEKAAQEVKLAIKPFYQNKDITKEEYKEIVRKAVDKVCHSKSGEVNSAKVANLVKAYVDKYKHSRKKNPEEAISVERK